ATCCGGCCGTGATCCATAATGACCAGCCGGTCGCAGAGACGGCTTGCTTCTTCCATGTAATGGGTGGTGAGCAGCAGGGTCAACCCGCCGAATTTCAGCTCCTCCAGGCACTGCCAGACCTGATGTCTGGACTGGGGGTCGAGGCCGGTGGTGGGTTCGTCGAGGATCAGCAGGTCGGGTTCATTGATCAGGGCCCGGGCCAGCATCAGTCGCCGCTTCATGCCTCCGGAAAGTTCCCGGACGTTGGCCGTGGCCTTGTGACCCAGGGCGAAAAATTGCAGCAGCCGTTCGGCGTTCTTCTGAGCCAGGGGGCGAGGGAGATTGAAATAACGGGCGAAAGTCAGGAGGTTTTCGCGCACGTCCAGGTCCGGATCGAGGTTGTCTTCCTGTTGGCAGACTCCGACCCGCTGCTGCAGGGTTCTCCGGTTTTCTCTCAGCTCCAGACCGAAAACGCGAAGCGTGCCGTCGCTGGCTGGACTGTATCCGTACAGCATGCGGACGGTGCTGGTTTTGCCGGCGCCGTTGGGTCCCAGCAGGCCGAAGCATTCCCCCTTGGAGACTGCAAAGGAAATCCCGTCCACGGCGGTAAAGGCGCTGAAATTTTTGCGCAGGTTCTGCGCCTCGATGACCGTTTCGCTCACGTGTTGTCTCCATCAGCCAGTATTCGTCTGGTAGCCAGATT
The genomic region above belongs to Syntrophotaleaceae bacterium and contains:
- a CDS encoding ATP-binding cassette domain-containing protein, producing MSETVIEAQNLRKNFSAFTAVDGISFAVSKGECFGLLGPNGAGKTSTVRMLYGYSPASDGTLRVFGLELRENRRTLQQRVGVCQQEDNLDPDLDVRENLLTFARYFNLPRPLAQKNAERLLQFFALGHKATANVRELSGGMKRRLMLARALINEPDLLILDEPTTGLDPQSRHQVWQCLEELKFGGLTLLLTTHYMEEASRLCDRLVIMDHGRILVEGPPGELIRRHVGRDIIEIAPPDDEIRQLLEQRRQPFEDLGRRLVIPIRNDGSDEGLFSLLMDAFPGRRCTIRPATLEDVFLHLTGRELRE